The genomic region GCGCACGAATTTCAAGCGGGCATGCAAGAGTCGGCAGCGGGAGATGAGCTTCCTTACATGAACGCTAATTTTTTGGGATAAGATTTTAAGAAATATTTGGTCGCGCCCACTGGGCGCACGATTTTCTGGATGGCGACGTATACACTCGCCATGACGGCAGGCAATATCTTCTTACCACAGTGATGCTTTGAACAAGCACTTTTTTCTTTCTGTAAAATATACAAACTATGTTTTTACAGGGTTTATGCTTTAAAAGTGTTATCAAGTGCAGATAAATAGTTTTAGCATTATTGGCATTCTCCGACCGTCATAACGAGCGAATGCGTCGTTATCCAGATAATTGGTACGCCTAAGGCGTGACCTAATTGATTGTGGTATGAACATAGTGTATGTGTTTATTAGCGGTTTGTTTTTGTAGGGGTCCCTATGGAAGATACTAAAGTAACAGTTCAAGTACTCAAAGATGCAATAAAAAAGGTAGCTGATGAGCGGGATTGGAATCGGTTTCATTCTCCGCGTAATTTGAGTATGGCTATTTCAGTAGAAGCATCAGAATTAATGGAAAAGTTCTTGTGGTTAGATGATGTGCAAGCGCGTGAAGAGTTGCAAAATAATCGGCAAGAGATAGAAGATGAGTTAGCGGACGTGGTTATTGCCGCGTTATCTTTTTGCAACAATGCAAACATAAATCTGGCCTCAGCAGTGATAAAAAAAATAGAAGAGATCAGTAAAAAGTATCCCGTTGAGAAGGCAAAAGGCCGTTTTGTTAAATATACAAAGTTGTAAAACACCATCATCTTAATGCCCGTCAGGCGTAATGGTAGCCAACCACTTGATTTCTTTGTTTTTGCAATAAAACCATGATAGGATTTCATACTGTAATTTTATCATGGTTTTATTTTTGTCTTTATAATAAGGGGTTTTATTCTATGAGTTTTCGCATTGTGGATTGCAAGAGTGTTTTGATAGTTCTGTTAGCTTTTTCTGCGCAGTGCGTTTTGAAAGGAGCGGCCAGTAGCAAAGATGTGCCTGTGCAGAAGCAGATACATAAGAATCGTTTAGCTCTGTTGGCGCGGACTGATGCGCAAAAAAGTCATGGATCTTTTCTTGGTAGAGTTGGTGCGCTATTACCGTGGAAAAAAACAGAAACAGATCTGCAATTATCATCGATGTTGGAGACTATTCGGCAAAAGCAATCAAAAGAGGGCGTACTTGTTGCGACTGAACAAAGGAGATTGCCAGGGAGTGTGACTGAGAGGGAAGAGTTTAGAGAGTTTCGGTTAGCATTAGCAAAAAAGGTGCCAAAAGCCGTTTTGCTTAACCACATAAAACCTTTCTTGGAACAATCATTTATGTTTATGCCGCAGTTAGCATCAAAAACCATTTATGAAGACGCAAGCCTTGTGAGTGCCGCTGATATAGCATGCAGCCCTGGAGGTCGCTATTGTTTACTTCATGAAGATGCCAACGATGGAGGTAATGTATTCGTACTTGATACAAAAAAGATTGTCTCTGCAGGAAGATTTAGACGAACGGCTTTTAACTGGGGTCGTTTTTCTCCAAAGTTTTTGTTGGGCTGGGAAGGAAAGCGTGTTGCTATTCTCAGTCCGCAGGGAGACATACAAATATGGGATGTGGCTACCGGAGCGCTCGTATCTACTACATTGGGAGCAAGTTACCTAAATGAAGATAAATATATAGAAATGTCAATGGATAGATCAGGGCTACTCCGTGTAATAACGGCATCGACCGCAGAGAGAAAAATGTTCGGTAGGAATCATTATTGGGACTTGGAGGCAGGAGAAAAAATAGAAGTTAAAGAAACAAGCCCGCGTAAATATGTAGAAAGCTTTGAAAAGGTAGCCACAGGAGTTATTGCTCATGATAATAAAAAGGCGCTACAGGTGGTGCGTGAGGATGGTAATTCACATACATTTGTATTTGAAGAAAAAAATATAAAACGTGTGGCTTGGAGTGCGGATGGGTGATCTTGCAACAGTTTTGTAGACACAAGGAACCTAGAGTGGATTACCTCTGTCGCCGGTAAGGCGAGCTTCACCCTACTGCTCCTATAAGATATTTCTGTTCAAACTCATCCGGCGTTAGATAACCTAATGTTGAATGGA from Candidatus Babeliales bacterium harbors:
- a CDS encoding nucleotide pyrophosphohydrolase, coding for MEDTKVTVQVLKDAIKKVADERDWNRFHSPRNLSMAISVEASELMEKFLWLDDVQAREELQNNRQEIEDELADVVIAALSFCNNANINLASAVIKKIEEISKKYPVEKAKGRFVKYTKL